The DNA window gGGTTTCAAGTCACGGTGCAAAATTCTATTTTCATGACAAAAGCTTACACcatttaataattgaaaGGCAAAGAACTTCACCAGGGGCAAATCTAAGCCTTTACTATGTTTACTTTTAGCCACTGTATCCATGTATAATTTCAAGTCGTTATCCATAAATTCACAAACTAAAGttagtttattttcagTGTGTATAACATCGTATAATCTGACTATATTATCatgttttaattctttCATTAGAGATATTTCACGTATGGCCGTTGAAGGCGTCCCTTCTTCTGAATCTAGTTGGACTTCCTTTAAGGCCACGTATTGGCCTGtcttaatatttaaacCCTTATAAACTGTTGCATATGTGCCTTTGCctaatttttctaattgTTTGAACTTGGAGTACGGGTGATCGGGAGAATAATCCTGTTGTTGTTCATGGTTGATGGTATTTGTAGAACCTGGGTTTTGTTcattgttttcaaaatgaATCTTTGTTGCTTCTGTATTATTGCTATCAGCAGTTTGGGTTTCTTGGCTCattttgtatatatatatatatatatatatatgtatatgtgtgtttgtaatttttacttttgttttctttgtcttgttaaaaacaacaaaggTCAGATATCtttgatgatatttttcGAAAGTAGacgataaaaaaaaaaaggaaaaaggataaaGGAAAATGGAAAAGGGGAAAATATTGCAACTGTTTTGTCCGAGTATTAAATTCTTTACGTATCGGAATATACAAAATGACCATTATTCCGATCTCggtttaattatttttttttttttttttttttttttctttttctttttctttcgtTGTTTCTCGTTTCGTATAAAACTATATTTTCCACACtttgatattttccaaGTTGAAAAGATTTATGAATTTtgtttgaataaaatttttaccttttttccttttctttctttcttgcttttatttttttttttatctccTTCTTTTacagaaaaagatttaaaataataaaaataataaaaataataaaaagcaaGAAACGATATATTACCAGCAATAATGCTAAGAACTACTAACACAATCAATAgagtaacaataaaacaatCGTCTACAACAAAGATATTAAGAACAAATCCTTTAATACTATCTTTCATACCATTACAACAGAAACAACAACACACATACTTACATACTTCCCAATCATTATATGCTAATGGAGGTAAGTCACCATTAGACGTCTTTCGTGAAACTTTCAAACAGGAATGGAATCAATCAAAAGAATTGCAAGATAATATTAAGCAATTACAAGACGCCAGTGGCCGTTTGGCTGATAATGAAACTTTAAAGAAGGCCAGGGAAGCTACACAACGTTCAAGTACCATTTTATCCAagactttaaaaaaaactggtGAAAAATTAGATTCTGTTGCTACCAAGGCATGGGATAGTGAGGTGGGTAAAGGTACTAGGAAAATAGTTAATGCCACTGCTGAAActattgatgaaaatgttATTGAACCGGTCAAGAACACTAAAGTTTACAAAGAAGTTAGTTCAACGTTAAGTGATGGATCAAGTACTGCTTACGGTGGGTTTCTTACCAAGGAAGAAAGAGAATTTAAAAGACAAGAGGCCTTGCGTAATAGGAAGATGGCCACAAAAAGCAATGAAGATGCCGGAACAGCTCTAGTAGCTACAGATATCGAGTCCAAGCAAGATTTCaccaaaaaattacaagatTTCCAAACTAAAACCACCGTGGGTAGGGGTTTGCatcattttaaaattaaattctGGGATGAGAGTGAAAACCCGTTAATTGTATTATTAAgaactattaaaaataaagtctCTGGTTTCTTCTTTGCGGAAACTGAAGCCAGCAAAGTTATGGGCCAATTCCATTTAATGGACCCTACTTTCAATTTAGAGGATTtcaacaaatatttaagAGAATTTGTCGTTCCAGAGGTTTTGGAAGCTTATATCAAGGGAGATGAAAAAGTATTGAAGACTTGGTTTAGTGAAGCTCCTTTCAATGTTTATAGTGCtcaaaagaaattttacaCACAACAGGGGTTATTCTCAGATGGTAGAATTTTAGACATTAGAGGCGTTGAAATAGTTAGTGCCAAAATGTTACCTGCTGATATCCCGGTTTTGGTTGTCGGTTGTAGAGCTCAAGAAATACATCTTTATAGAAATGTTAAAACTGGTGAAATCGCCGCTGGTACAGAAAGTAATATTATGCTAAGTTCTTATGCCATGGTTTTAACAAGAGATCCTGAGCATGTTGATGATAAATTAACTGAAGGTTGGAAAATTATGGAATTTGTTAGAGGTGGCAGTAGATCCTTCACTTGAAAATAAAGTGGAAtttggaatttttttttttcacctcttgtttttttaaaaaaaaaaaaaaaaaaaagcctatattttctttatatgtttttgttgCATGTTAATTCTCTTTAACATTATGTAtacatatttatttatctgtATAATCTGTAAATaccatcaaaaaaaaaaataaaaaaataaaaaaaagatgaagaaagagaggaaatatttatttgattgttagtagtagtaataataataagttaTATGTTGAATTATGGATGTATTAACATTTTGGCACACCATTCCTTAACAAGATGACCAACTACAAAACCTTTATAAATAACTAGTTGTAACCAaggttttaaaataatcaatGCGCCTGTAAATACGATATTCTGTAGTAGTGGCAttataacaatattttttaaaataactttgcctactattaaaacttttgtattaaatttaatatcgGAGATGTTAGTTGTGTtagcattattaatattattttgttgtacTATTTTATATCTGttaaattctttatttaaagcACGATAAAATGTATAATTGAACCTTAAATCAGGTAAAGCCAGTTTGTTGGTAGAAGTAGATGGAGGTGCTATTAGATTTGTGCTTGGAAGTATcctgatattattttcttgaGATTTTCTcttgatatttttcattcttCTGCTTgaattgattttattttcttttactttATGGTACCCTGCAGCTttcaaataacaataataaaataatgtaAATTGTTTCACTAACAATTCccaaacaacaaaatgataataataataatttttttttttttttttttaatattttatatgatttccttttcctaaaaaaaaaatatttatatagtCTTCCTTTCGGTCTTTTTAGCATTTTATCATAGTCCGAAATCGCTATTAAACTTTAttggaaagaaagaagaaagaaagaagaaagaaaaaagaaaaaaa is part of the Saccharomycodes ludwigii strain NBRC 1722 chromosome III, whole genome shotgun sequence genome and encodes:
- the TIM44 gene encoding protein translocase subunit TIM44 (similar to Saccharomyces cerevisiae YIL022W | TIM44 | Translocase of the Inner Mitochondrial membrane) is translated as MLRTTNTINRVTIKQSSTTKILRTNPLILSFIPLQQKQQHTYLHTSQSLYANGGKSPLDVFRETFKQEWNQSKELQDNIKQLQDASGRLADNETLKKAREATQRSSTILSKTLKKTGEKLDSVATKAWDSEVGKGTRKIVNATAETIDENVIEPVKNTKVYKEVSSTLSDGSSTAYGGFLTKEEREFKRQEALRNRKMATKSNEDAGTALVATDIESKQDFTKKLQDFQTKTTVGRGLHHFKIKFWDESENPLIVLLRTIKNKVSGFFFAETEASKVMGQFHLMDPTFNLEDFNKYLREFVVPEVLEAYIKGDEKVLKTWFSEAPFNVYSAQKKFYTQQGLFSDGRILDIRGVEIVSAKMLPADIPVLVVGCRAQEIHLYRNVKTGEIAAGTESNIMLSSYAMVLTRDPEHVDDKLTEGWKIMEFVRGGSRSFT
- the PHO85 gene encoding cyclin-dependent serine/threonine-protein kinase PHO85 (similar to Saccharomyces cerevisiae YPL031C | PHO85 | PHOsphate metabolism), translated to MSQETQTADSNNTEATKIHFENNEQNPGSTNTINHEQQQDYSPDHPYSKFKQLEKLGKGTYATVYKGLNIKTGQYVALKEVQLDSEEGTPSTAIREISLMKELKHDNIVRLYDVIHTENKLTLVCEFMDNDLKLYMDTVAKSKHSKGLDLPLVKFFAFQLLNGVSFCHENRILHRDLKPQNLLINNKLQLKLGDFGLARAFGIPVATFSSEVVTLWYRAPDVLLGSRNYSTSIDIWSCGCIIAEMITGKPLFPGNNDDEQLKLIFQTMGSPLAIGDDSWCRGLPKYTNDLASLILYPKDLKTVLGFLPDSQVDPYLFDILHGLMQLNPDMRLSAQQALQHNWFAEYRK